In Felis catus isolate Fca126 chromosome E1, F.catus_Fca126_mat1.0, whole genome shotgun sequence, the following proteins share a genomic window:
- the CANT1 gene encoding soluble calcium-activated nucleotidase 1 isoform X2 codes for MALPRLLWMWLLVAGTQGVKDGDMRLADGDSTNEGRVEIFYRGQWGTVCDNLWDLMDASVVCRALGFENATKALGRAAFGPGAGPIMLDEVECTGTESSLAECKSLGWLRSNCRHNQDAGVICTNETRGTHTLDLSDELPAALEWIFDSQRGCDLSIRVRVKDDEEEGLDVCGHRLILSTNPEAEALWKGPGPTVTMEVDAECLPVVRDFIRYFYSRRLDVSLTSVKCFHKLASAYGAWRLQSFCASLFAILLPEDASFQTPLDLYAYALATRDPMLEELCVRFLAWNFEALTQAEAWPSVPTALLRVLLSRSDLAVRSELALLMAVDAWCREKQPSHGEVEGLLDEIRFPMMLPETLFELQFNLSLYRGHEALFQKKTLQALEFHTVPFRLLAQYRGLNLSDDAYQPRLYTSPTWSANISGDSQASSGYPYVPNWSFQTPQHPSFLFQNKFVSWSLLYLPTVQSCWDYQFSCTADEVPLLGLSKSTYSDPTIGYQSQALMLCEGRFVADVTDFLGQKAPIPDALGTNSSRSASLFPCPEGSFSSFQAVIRPFYLTNSSDVN; via the exons ATGGCCCTCCCACGACTCCTCTGGATGTGGCTGCTGGTTGCAGGGACCCAAG GTGTGAAAGATGGGGACATGCGCCTGGCCGACGGGGACAGCACCAATGAGGGCCGCGTGGAGATCTTCTACAGAGGCCAGTGGGGGACGGTGTGTGACAACCTATGGGACCTGATGGACGCCAGCGTCGTCTGCCGGGCCCTGGGCTTTGAGAACGCCACCAAGGCTCTGGGCAGAGCCGCCTTCGGGCCAG GCGCCGGCCCTATCATGCTGGACGAGGTGGAGTGCACGGGGACAGAGTCGTCGCTGGCCGAGTGCAAGTCCCTGGGCTGGCTGAGGAGCAACTGCAGACACAATCAGGACGCCGGCGTGATCTGCACCAACG AAACCCGCGGTACCCACACCCTTGACCTGTCGGATGAGCTCCCTGCGGCTCTCGAGTGGATCTTTGACAGCCAGAGGGGCTGTGACCTGTCCATCAGGGTGAGGGTGAAGGACGACGAGGAGGAGGGCCTAGACGTGTGCGGCCACAGGCTGATCCTGTCAACCAACCCCGAGGCCGAGGCCCTGTGGAAGGGGCCTGGCCCCACCGTCACCATGGAGGTGGACGCAGAGTGCCTGCCTGTCGTCAGAGACTTTATCAG GTACTTCTACTCCCGAAGGTTGGACGTCTCCCTGACGTCGGTGAAGTGCTTCCACAAGCTCGCCTCCGCCTACGGGGCCTGGCGGCTGCAGAGTTTCTGCGCGAGCCTCTTTGCCATCCTCCTCCCCGAGGACGCCTCCTTCCAGACGCCCCTGGACCTCTATGCCTATGCACTGGCCACCCGGGACCCCATGCTGGAGGAGCTCTGCGTGCGATTCCTGGCCTGGAACTTCGAGGCCCTGACGCAGGCCGAGGCCTGGCCGAGCGTCCCCACGGCCCTGCTGCGAGTCCTGCTCTCCAGGAGCGACCTGGCCGTGCGCAGCGAGCTGGCCCTGCTGATGGCCGTGGACGCGTGGTGCCGGGAGAAGCAGCCCTCCCACGGGGAGGTGGAAGGCCTTCTGGACGAGATCCGGTTCCCCATGATGCTGCCCGAGACCCTGTTCGAGCTGCAGTTTAACCTGTCCCTGTACCGGGGTCACGAGGCACTCTTCCAGAAGAAGACTCTGCAGGCGCTGGAGTTCCACACCGTGCCCTTCCGGCTGCTGGCCCAGTACAGAGGCCTGAACCTCAGCGACGACGCCTACCAGCCCCGGCTGTATACCTCGCCCACCTGGAGTGCCAACATCTCGGGCGATTCCCAGGCCTCGTCCGGCTACCCGTACGTTCCAAACTGGTCCTTCCAGACCCCACAGCACCCCAGCTTCCTGTTCCAGAACAAGTTCGTCTCCTGGTCGCTCCTGTACCTTCCCACCGTCCAGAGCTGCTGGGACTACCAGTTCTCGTGCACTGCGGACGAGGTCCCCCTCCTGGGCCTCTCCAAGTCCACCTACTCGGATCCCACCATCGGCTACCAAAGCCAGGCTCTGATGCTCTGCGAGGGGCGCTTCGTGGCCGACGTCACCGACTTCCTGGGACAGAAGGCCCCGATCCCCGACGCCCTGGGCACCAACAGCTCCAGGAGcgcctccctcttcccctgcccggAAGGGTCCTTCAGCAGCTTCCAAGCGGTCATCCGCCCCTTCTACCTGACCAACTCCTCCGACGTGAACTAG